A window of Ovis canadensis isolate MfBH-ARS-UI-01 breed Bighorn chromosome X, ARS-UI_OviCan_v2, whole genome shotgun sequence contains these coding sequences:
- the LDOC1 gene encoding protein LDOC1 codes for MVDELVLLLHALLMRHRALSIENSQLMEQLRLLVCERATLLRQVRPPSCPVPFPETFDGESSRLPEFIVQTASYMLVNENRFCNDAMKVAFLISLLTGEAEEWVVPYIEMDSPILGDYRAFLDEMKQCFGWDDDEEDEDEDEEDEY; via the coding sequence ATGGTGGATGAGCTGGTCCTGCTGCTGCACGCGCTTCTGATGCGGCACCGCGCCCTTAGCATCGAGAACAGCCAGCTCATGGAACAGCTTCGGCTGCTGGTGTGCGAGAGGGCCACCCTGCTGCGCCAGGTACGTCCGCCGAGCTGCCCTGTGCCCTTCCCCGAAACGTTTGACGGCGAGAGCTCCCGGCTCCCCGAGTTTATCGTGCAGACGGCGTCTTACATGCTCGTCAACGAGAACCGATTCTGCAACGACGCCATGAAGGTGGCATTCCTGATCAGCCTGCTCACCGGGGAAGCCGAGGAGTGGGTGGTGCCCTACATTGAGATGGATAGCCCCATCCTGGGCGATTACCGGGCCTTCCTCGATGAGATGAAACAGTGTTTTGGCTGGGATGACGACGAAGAAGACGAAGACGAAGATGAAGAAGATGAGTATTAG